A region from the Bactrocera dorsalis isolate Fly_Bdor chromosome 1, ASM2337382v1, whole genome shotgun sequence genome encodes:
- the LOC105232933 gene encoding fructose-1,6-bisphosphatase 1 isoform X2: protein METGQAFDSNAMTLTRFVLQEQRKFKHATGDLSQLLNCIQTAIKAIASAVRKAGIAKLHGIAGDINVQGEEVKKLDVLSNELFINMLKSSYTTALLVSEENENVIEVELERQGKYVVCFDPLDGSSNIDCLVSIGSIFAIYRRQTEGEPTIQDALQPGNKIVAAGYALYGSATAIVLSLGAGVNGFTYDPAIGEFILTDPNMRVPEKGKIYSINEGYASDWDAGVFGYIAAKKDPSKGKPYGARYVGSMVADVHRTIKYGGIFIYPATKSAPNGKLRLMYECNPMAFLMTQAGGLASDGRIDILDIVPQKIHERSPIFLGSKQDVEEALSYVQAAQK, encoded by the exons ATGGAAACCGGTCAAGCGTTCGATTCCAATGCCATGACATTGACGCGTTTTGTGCTGCAGGAGCAACGCAAGTTCAAACATGCCACCGGCGATCTTTCACAACTGCTCAATTGCATACAGACAGCGATCAAGGCTATCGCCTCGGCGGTGCGTAAGGCTGGCATAGCTAAATTGCATGGCATAGCGGGCGATATCAATGTGCAAGGTGAGGAGGTGAAGAAGCTGGATGTGCTTTCGAATGAATTGTTTATCAATATGTTAAAATCATCATACACCACGGCGCTGCTGGTGTCCGAGGAGAATGAGAATGTGATTGAGGTGGAGTTGGAGCGACAG GGCAAATATGTGGTCTGCTTCGATCCGCTCGACGGTTCTTCGAACATCGATTGTTTGGTCTCGATCGGTTCAATCTTCGCTATTTACCGGCGTCAAACCGAAGGTGAACCCACCATACAAGATGCATTACAGCCGGGTAATAAAATTGTTGCCGCCGGTTATGCGCTCTATGGTTCAGCCACCGCTATTGTATTGAGTTTGGGTGCGGGCGTTAATGGTTTTACTTACGATCCGGCAATTGGTGAATTCATTTTGACCGATCCGAATATGCGTGTACCGGAAAAGGGTAAAATCTATTCGATTAATGAGGGTTATGCCTCCGATTGGGATGCGGGCGTATTCGGTTATATTGCCGCTAAAAAGGATCCCAGCAAGGGTAAACCATATGGTGCACGCTATGTTGGCTCAATGGTGGCCGATGTACATCGTACCATTAAGTATGGTGGCATTTTTATTTATCCTGCAACTAAATCGGCGCCAAACGGTAAATTGCGTCTGATGTACGAATGCAATCCGATGGCATTTTTGATGACACAAGCTGGCGGTTTGGCCAGTGACGGACGCATTGACATTTTGGATATTGTGCCGCAGAAAATACACGAACGCAGCCCGATTTTCCTGGGCTCTAAGCAGGATGTGGAGGAAGCGTTAAGTTACGTGCAAGCCGCGCAAAAGTAG
- the LOC105232933 gene encoding fructose-1,6-bisphosphatase 1 isoform X1, with translation MAAPTKKNMETGQAFDSNAMTLTRFVLQEQRKFKHATGDLSQLLNCIQTAIKAIASAVRKAGIAKLHGIAGDINVQGEEVKKLDVLSNELFINMLKSSYTTALLVSEENENVIEVELERQGKYVVCFDPLDGSSNIDCLVSIGSIFAIYRRQTEGEPTIQDALQPGNKIVAAGYALYGSATAIVLSLGAGVNGFTYDPAIGEFILTDPNMRVPEKGKIYSINEGYASDWDAGVFGYIAAKKDPSKGKPYGARYVGSMVADVHRTIKYGGIFIYPATKSAPNGKLRLMYECNPMAFLMTQAGGLASDGRIDILDIVPQKIHERSPIFLGSKQDVEEALSYVQAAQK, from the exons ATGGCAGCACCCACCAAAA AGAATATGGAAACCGGTCAAGCGTTCGATTCCAATGCCATGACATTGACGCGTTTTGTGCTGCAGGAGCAACGCAAGTTCAAACATGCCACCGGCGATCTTTCACAACTGCTCAATTGCATACAGACAGCGATCAAGGCTATCGCCTCGGCGGTGCGTAAGGCTGGCATAGCTAAATTGCATGGCATAGCGGGCGATATCAATGTGCAAGGTGAGGAGGTGAAGAAGCTGGATGTGCTTTCGAATGAATTGTTTATCAATATGTTAAAATCATCATACACCACGGCGCTGCTGGTGTCCGAGGAGAATGAGAATGTGATTGAGGTGGAGTTGGAGCGACAG GGCAAATATGTGGTCTGCTTCGATCCGCTCGACGGTTCTTCGAACATCGATTGTTTGGTCTCGATCGGTTCAATCTTCGCTATTTACCGGCGTCAAACCGAAGGTGAACCCACCATACAAGATGCATTACAGCCGGGTAATAAAATTGTTGCCGCCGGTTATGCGCTCTATGGTTCAGCCACCGCTATTGTATTGAGTTTGGGTGCGGGCGTTAATGGTTTTACTTACGATCCGGCAATTGGTGAATTCATTTTGACCGATCCGAATATGCGTGTACCGGAAAAGGGTAAAATCTATTCGATTAATGAGGGTTATGCCTCCGATTGGGATGCGGGCGTATTCGGTTATATTGCCGCTAAAAAGGATCCCAGCAAGGGTAAACCATATGGTGCACGCTATGTTGGCTCAATGGTGGCCGATGTACATCGTACCATTAAGTATGGTGGCATTTTTATTTATCCTGCAACTAAATCGGCGCCAAACGGTAAATTGCGTCTGATGTACGAATGCAATCCGATGGCATTTTTGATGACACAAGCTGGCGGTTTGGCCAGTGACGGACGCATTGACATTTTGGATATTGTGCCGCAGAAAATACACGAACGCAGCCCGATTTTCCTGGGCTCTAAGCAGGATGTGGAGGAAGCGTTAAGTTACGTGCAAGCCGCGCAAAAGTAG
- the LOC105232935 gene encoding GTP-binding protein 10 homolog codes for MVQLFKCLLKAEKKVVRAHLRNAFIDSLRLTVRGGHGGNGVPKYGGIGGQGGCVYFVAKDGVSLRNVAQKYKTKRIAASSGEDSSKVRILGRRGLDERVEVPTGIQVYDENGQLLGDLNEDNATCIAAGGGTGGCTGNNFLGTPGDHRTVKLDLKLIADVGLVGFPNAGKSTLLKAISNANPKIASYPFTTIRPQIGTLEYPDLRQITLADLPGLIEGAHANIGMGHKFLKHVERTRLLLIMVDIFGFRLGAQHAKRNCLENIYALNKELELYDETLLDKPCVLLVNKMDLKGASDVYKAIKPFINNLENGLEKCPEEIRPSKLINIERIIPISAKNEKRIDVVKEELRDVLDNVAERKYVPDALELREQLKRKVGERGPKIT; via the exons atggtGCAACTATTTAAGTGTTTATTAAAAGCTGAAAAGAAG GTTGTACGCGCACACCTACGTAACGCTTTCATCGACAGTCTGCGTTTGACAGTGCGTGGTGGACACGGAGGAAATGGCGTACCAAAATATGGTGGTATTGGAGGCCAGGGTGGTTGCGTATATTTTGTGGCTAAAGATGGTGTCAGTCTGCGCAATGTAGCACAGAAGTACAAAACAAAGCGTATAGCGGCTTCAAGTGGTGAAGACAGCAGTAAAGTGCGCATACTTGGACGTCGAGGTTTGGACGAACGTGTCGAAGTGCCAACgggtatacaagtatatgacgAAAATGGCCAGCTGTTGGGTGATTTAAATGAAGATAATGCAACATGCATAGCAGCAGGCGGTGGCACTGGCGGTTGTACGGGCAATAATTTTTTAGGTACACCTGGTGATCATCGTACGGTAAAATTGGATCTAAAATTGATTGCCGATGTAGGGCTTGTTGGATTTCCTAATGCTGGTAAAAGTACACTGCTAAAAGCTATTTCGAACGCAAATCCGAAAATTGCCTCATATCCAT TCACAACTATACGTCCTCAAATCGGCACTTTAGAATATCCTGATTTACGTCAAATAACCCTTGCTGATTTGCCCGGTCTAATTGAGGGTGCACATGCAAATATTGGCATGGGTCATAAATTTCTGAAACACGTCGAACGTACTCGTCTATTACTCATTATGGTGGACATATTTGGCTTCCGTTTAGGTGCACAGCATGCGAAACGaaattgtttggaaaatatttatgcgcTCAACAAAGAATTAGAACTATATGACGAGACGTTGTTGGATAAGCCGTGCGTATTACTTGTAAATAAAATGGATTTAAAAGGTGCTTCCGATGTTTACAAAGCTATAAAACCATTTATCaataatttggagaatggtTTAGAAAAATGTCCGGAAGAAATAAGACCATCAAAACTTATTAATATCGAACGTATTATACCTATATCTGCGAAAAACGAAAAACGCATCGATGTTGTTAAAGAGGAACTGCGAGACGTCCTTGATAACGTAGCGGAGCGAAAATATGTGCCTGATGCGTTGGAACTACGCGAACAATTAAAAAGGAAAGTTGGTGAACGAGGAccaaaaataacttaa
- the LOC105232934 gene encoding tRNA-dihydrouridine(47) synthase [NAD(P)(+)]-like translates to MEPGICYIKEEYLVPEIKNNAAHKDPVEHDNKRKSVEDNATENGKPKKYQKTNKKERKRGQNKNRPVFKQDSSLFLCHSLMNGPDLEKCAHANCRYVHDLTAYLNSKPEDLGVKCPVFDAIGFCTRGVTCRFAKAHLDANGRNIKSPHYDENKARTSMNGITSELQVRLRKREYDFTRSKQLVSQADKLRDEKKKKGEVNDSENPVGGTVVEDKTTTEAIVKAVDPPNTEKPIGAVVDDAETDGRDIAQKPPVDFVEKLILSPLTTVGNLPFRRICKEFGADITCGEMACAVPLVKGLTQEWALTKRHASEDVFGVQLCGNNPNIIAQAAQLLQETASIDYIDLNIGCPIELIYQHGGGSALMRRTNILETIVRSCSAMSPKIPFTVKMRTGVYADKSVAHELMPLVEEWGAAAVTLHGRSREQRYMKSANWQYIEECAAKVKHIPVIGNGDILNFEDYIEKREQAPHVSSVMIGRGALIKPWIFKEIKEQKPWNPTSMQRFDILRRYVNYGLEHWGSDMKGVENTRRFLLEWQSFMYRYIPYELLANPPQQINQRPQKFRGRDEMETLMSSPNSTDWVRLSEMLLGPVPAGFEFVPKHKANAY, encoded by the exons ATGGAGCCAGGAATTTGCTATATAAAAGAGGa gTACCTTGTAcccgaaataaaaaacaatgctGCACACAAAGATCCCGTTGAGCACGATAATAAAAGGAAATCTGTCGAAGATAATGCAACAGAGaatggaaaaccaaaaaaatatcaaaaaacgaataaaaaagaaagaaaacgtGGTCAAAATAAA AACCGCCCAGTATTCAAGCAAGACAGTTCACTATTCTTATGTCATTCATTAATGAATGGTCCGGATTTGGAAAAATGTGCACATGCAAATTGCCGGTATGTACATGATCTAACTGCATACTTAAACTCGAAACCCGAAGATCTGGGTGTAAAATGTCCAGTATTTGACGCTATAGGATTTTGTACGCGTGGTGTTACTTGCCGTTTCGCCAAAGCGCATCTGGATGCTAACGGACGAAATATCAAGTCGCCACATTATGACGAAAATAAAGCGCGCACAAGTATGAATGGAATAACAAGCG AACTACAGGTGAGACTTCGAAAGCGTGAGTATGATTTCACACGCAGCAAACAACTAGTCAGCCAAGCCGACAAATTGCGTgacgaaaagaaaaagaaaggagAGGTGAATGACAGTGAAAATCCCGTTGGAGGCACAGTTGTTGAAGATAAAACCACTACTGAAGCAATTGTGAAAGCAGTGGACCCACCTAACACTGAGAAACCAATTGGTGCAGTTGTAGATGACGCAGAAACTGATGGACGTGATATAGCGCAAAAGCCACCTGTCGATTTCGTCGAAAAACTGATACTTTCTCCACTGACTACTGTAGGAAATTTACCATTTCGACGAATTTGCAAGGAATTTGGTGCAGATATAACATGCGGAGAAATGGCTTGCGCTGTGCCACTTGTTAAGGGACTCACTCAAGAATGGGCTCTTACGAAGCGACATGCAAGCGAAGACGTATTTGGTGTACAGTTATGTGGTAATAATCCAAATATAATTGCGCAAGCCGCACAACTACTACAAGAGACTGCAAGTATCGACTATATTGATCTAAACATTGGTTGCCCCATTGAATTAATTTATCAACACGGCGGTGGTAGTGCGCTTATGCGTCGAACAAATATATTGGAAACAATTGTACGTTCATGTTCAGCAATGTCGCCAAAAATACCATTTACTGTGAAAATGCGTACCGGTGTCTATGCCGACAAGAGTGTAGCACATGAGCTTATGCCATTAGTGGAGGAGTGGGGTGCAGCCGCTGTAACG TTGCACGGACGTTCACGTGAACAGCGTTACATGAAGAGCGCTAACTGGCAGTATATTGAGGAGTGTGCAGCAAAAGTAAAACATATACCAGTAATAGGCAATGGTGATATACTAAATTTTGAAGACTACATTGAGAAGAGG GAACAAGCGCCACACGTTTCTTCTGTGATGATTGGACGCGGTGCCTTAATAAAACCTTGGATTTTCAAAGAGATTAAGGAACAAAAGCCTTGGAATCCCACTTCTATGCAACGTTTTGATATTTTACGTAGGTACGTTAATTATGGCTTGGAACATTGGGGATCTGATATGAAAGGTGTGGAGAATACACGTCGCTTTTTGCTTGAATGGCAATCGTTCATGTATCGTTATATACCCTATGAACTCTTGGCAAATCCGCCACAGCAAATCAATCAACGTCCCCAAAAGTTTCGTGGACGAGATGAAATGGAAACGTTGATGAGCTCGCCCAATTCAACTGATTGGGTACGCTTGAGTGAAATGTTATTGGGACCGGTGCCGGCTGGATTTGAATTTGTGCCAAAGCATAAAGCTAACGCATACTAA
- the LOC105232937 gene encoding putative nuclease HARBI1 isoform X2, translating into MDLDLATCLFSGLQTDCLQDKQYICEEGRFTTTNVQKLFAKEVIAFVRCKELRVLPNPFDISDDYFKNIFRLDKWLFQDFLLVLCLRTYYRPELDNNRMPFDLRVLTTLTYLAHGHFGALQHLDAFRGYAESILQRCVPEVCEIIVHFLATDYIVFPSNNEETLGIKHGFNSLYGIPHVVGVMDCFHVRLSKVAATQEQDFKCRHGNLAINVQVVCDNKYRFLNVNPRAPGGSSDIFVWKHSHIYGIMKNLSVTAPAWLVADRGYNLDDILINPYRNPRSLPDFRFNARLEAMLTVLDTATIMLTSRFRLLQILSPPV; encoded by the exons ATGGATTTGGATTTGGCCACTTGCCTATTTAGTGGGCTACAAACTGATTGTTTGCAGGACAAACAATATATTTGCGAAGAGGGTCGCTTCACAACTACGAATGTTCAAAAGCTTTTTGCAAAAGAAGTTATAGCATTTGTGCGTTGTAAGGAGTTACGAGTACTTCCTAATCCCTTTGACATATCGGATGATTA ctttaaaaatattttccgactCGACAAGTGGCTCTTCCAGGATTTTTTACTTGTACTCTGTCTCCGTACCTACTATCGTCCAGAACTAGATAATAATCGTATGCCGTTCGATTTACGTGTACTAACTACGCTTACATATTTAGCGCATGGCCATTTTGGTGCATTACAACATTTAGATGCTTTTCGAGGTTACGCAGAAAGTATTTTACAACGATGTGTGCCCGAGGTATGCGAGATAATAGTACATTTTCTCGCCACCGATTATATTGT ATTCCCCTCAAATAACGAAGAGACTTTGGGTATTAAGCACGGTTTTAATTCTCTCTACGGTATACCGCATGTAGTTGGTGTAATGGATTGTTTCCATGTACGTCTTTCTAAAGTAGCTGCAACACAAGAGCAAGATTTTAAATGCAGACATGGCAATTTAGCTATTAATGTTCAagtg GTTTGTGATAATAAATATCGTTTCTTAAATGTGAATCCTCGAGCGCCTGGTGGAAGTAGTGACATATTCGTCTGGAAACATAGTCACATATATGGTATTATGAAAAATCTCTCTGTAACGGCACCTGCATGGCTAGtag CTGATCGTGGTTATAATTTAGATGATATCCTAATTAATCCCTATAGAAATCCAAGATCTCTACCGGATTTTCGATTTAATGCACGATTAGAAGCAATGCTTACAGTGTTAGATACTGCTACTATTATGCTTACATCACGTTTTCG ATTGCTGCAAATATTGTCACCGCCTGTGTGA
- the LOC105232937 gene encoding putative nuclease HARBI1 isoform X1: MDLDLATCLFSGLQTDCLQDKQYICEEGRFTTTNVQKLFAKEVIAFVRCKELRVLPNPFDISDDYFKNIFRLDKWLFQDFLLVLCLRTYYRPELDNNRMPFDLRVLTTLTYLAHGHFGALQHLDAFRGYAESILQRCVPEVCEIIVHFLATDYIVFPSNNEETLGIKHGFNSLYGIPHVVGVMDCFHVRLSKVAATQEQDFKCRHGNLAINVQVVCDNKYRFLNVNPRAPGGSSDIFVWKHSHIYGIMKNLSVTAPAWLVADRGYNLDDILINPYRNPRSLPDFRFNARLEAMLTVLDTATIMLTSRFRCLKTILPYNHQIAANIVTACVTIHNYLLSKNCAIDEHLMSVVPKRKPLPNAMCEDIWTSGHANREYIKKYLYGLY; this comes from the exons ATGGATTTGGATTTGGCCACTTGCCTATTTAGTGGGCTACAAACTGATTGTTTGCAGGACAAACAATATATTTGCGAAGAGGGTCGCTTCACAACTACGAATGTTCAAAAGCTTTTTGCAAAAGAAGTTATAGCATTTGTGCGTTGTAAGGAGTTACGAGTACTTCCTAATCCCTTTGACATATCGGATGATTA ctttaaaaatattttccgactCGACAAGTGGCTCTTCCAGGATTTTTTACTTGTACTCTGTCTCCGTACCTACTATCGTCCAGAACTAGATAATAATCGTATGCCGTTCGATTTACGTGTACTAACTACGCTTACATATTTAGCGCATGGCCATTTTGGTGCATTACAACATTTAGATGCTTTTCGAGGTTACGCAGAAAGTATTTTACAACGATGTGTGCCCGAGGTATGCGAGATAATAGTACATTTTCTCGCCACCGATTATATTGT ATTCCCCTCAAATAACGAAGAGACTTTGGGTATTAAGCACGGTTTTAATTCTCTCTACGGTATACCGCATGTAGTTGGTGTAATGGATTGTTTCCATGTACGTCTTTCTAAAGTAGCTGCAACACAAGAGCAAGATTTTAAATGCAGACATGGCAATTTAGCTATTAATGTTCAagtg GTTTGTGATAATAAATATCGTTTCTTAAATGTGAATCCTCGAGCGCCTGGTGGAAGTAGTGACATATTCGTCTGGAAACATAGTCACATATATGGTATTATGAAAAATCTCTCTGTAACGGCACCTGCATGGCTAGtag CTGATCGTGGTTATAATTTAGATGATATCCTAATTAATCCCTATAGAAATCCAAGATCTCTACCGGATTTTCGATTTAATGCACGATTAGAAGCAATGCTTACAGTGTTAGATACTGCTACTATTATGCTTACATCACGTTTTCG TTGCCTCAAAACGATTTTGCCTTACAATCACCAGATTGCTGCAAATATTGTCACCGCCTGTGTGACTATACATAATTATTTGCTTTCCAAAAATTGTGCCATAGATGAACATCTAATGTCAGTGGTACCTAAACGTAAACCACTGCCAAATGCAATGTGCGAGGATATATGGACAAGTGGTCACGCAAATCGggaatacattaaaaaatatctgtATGGgctatattaa